The Triplophysa dalaica isolate WHDGS20190420 chromosome 20, ASM1584641v1, whole genome shotgun sequence genome segment ttaaagtgttttattatattttaagataaCATTCAATGTTTATGTTGGAAAACTGTTTCCTTCTGAGCCTAATATGCTGTTTATGCTGCTATATTTAAAAGCTGCTTCCTAAGTTACACAGTATAAAAACCCCAGGTAAAAAAAGTGCATTCCCATAATGTACTTAGTGCTCTATTTTCTCATATTTTGtactaaatatacaataaattattttttagtaCTTCTTAAGATACTCTTAAGAACAGCTAAGAGTACATAACTGTGCTATATTGAGACCGCATAAATATGAactaaaatgtgcttttaacatACTATGAAGTATACTTCAACACACTTGGGTTCAAATGTACTTCAAGTGgtaactaaatacattttttaattcagagACAGAatgttaaaagcacattttagtTCATATTTATGCTGTAGAAAATACAGTAAGTACAGTTGAGTAAATTTAGATGTTCTTAAGATTATCTTAAGAACTAATATAATTTTAAGTGTATTAAGTACAAAAATAGTACGCAAAAATGGAGAACTTTAGGTACATTATGGTGGGGACTTTTTTGCCTGGACTTTTTgctattgttttctttattttgtgttttaacataTAGGCCAAATTGAAAAGTTTAGTAAAGGTTACACTGTATAGAGCATTAAAATGTGACACCATGACATTATAAAGTTATGTGTAGTTCTACAAgtgatacattttaataatttcataaaaaataccatttttgtcgttgtttttttgtaatttgaaacATGGGGGTTTGAAACTTCAAGTTTTAATCTCAATTTACTGACGattacacataaaaacatgaacaattgaCACCAACAAGTGGGTATCATTATGTGTAAGTCCACAAGTGATACATAATTTCATAACACTCTTCAACTGTAGTAGACTATTAAAAACGCAACGTGAAAGCTATTATGCTATACTAAAGCCCTTATGCAGTACAGAGTTCAGTATTTGtttgtggaaaaaattaagTGCAGTCAAAAAACTGAAACCAGTTCAGGCTTCTTCAGTCAGTTCATCATTTATCAACTCCCTGAGTTTTATGTAAACATCCAATGTTGAATAGACATCTTTTGACATATCCAGGTTGTGTTCTGCGATGAgatgaacacacacatcaaacacatcttTGTCACAGGGATAGTCTTTGAACACACATTCTTCCAGACACACGTCAACCTCTTCGGGGTGAACAGGGTGCAAGTAATCTCTCGCACCATATAACTGAGGTACAGCATGCATAATAGTTGGACGGCCATTTGGAGATCGGGAATTATGAACTGGCCTTATTCTGTGAGTGTTCCACAATGATGTCACTTCATCCAGTTCCTcctaaaagaagaaaaaaaaactttgtacaTAGGTGGAATGTTAAAGTACCTTTAgttacactttatattaaggTACATAACATTCATAATTAACTACTTGCTTATTGACATGCATATTGGTTGTATATTAGTAGCCTACTTGTAAAGCAGATATTACTGCTTTATTCTGCATTGCCTTGCTCTACATCCATttatcctacccaatacctaaactaCCTAATAAGCAGTCAGAATgagtttattgaggcaaaaATTGTAGTTAATAGTTAGTGAGAATTGCTCCCTATTTTAAAGTGTGATATAACTTTTATTGTGCTATCTCAACATCATTAGAATGGTAGGCAGGTGCTTTTAATCTTATCACTAACGCCTAATACTTGTATAAGTAGAATTTTACAATTACTTTCAAGCAATCTTTTTCAATTGTCACGTcttctttaaaacattacattaaactTGGTTACTATGGTAACTCTTTTTCTACCATGCTAAACAGTACCCAATGGTAACTAGGCACATATAAAACTCAGGTGGCAGGAGCAACTAATATCACATACCTGCCACATATACAAGTGCCAGCTCATATATACAGAACCATACTTCGGTTGAGAAGTGTAAATGTTATGGTTTCATCCAGAAAAAATGCAGCTcctgcatttttttgtgtttatgggTCAGTTTTACTTTGTTCAATTTTTCATCGCATTTAACCTGCTAGGCAGCTGAAGTGCCCAAAACGCTGTTTAAGCAATGACTAAACTTAAACgacaattatttgtttaaatagacacaattaaataaaattatagaCTTACCTGAATCAAGTTTTGAAAACAGAACTGAATCAAACATTTGTCTAGAAAGGTGTCAGCATAATGTCCGTCCTCTTTAAGGTTGTCAAAAAGGTTCATCCAAAATTGGATGCACTGACTCCTAAGTATGAGCCACCACCTCTCAATCCGCTGATTTCCTGTGCTGGGCCCAAAACTGACAGATAATGAATTAGAATTATGCAGAACTTTCTGCATATCTGCCACATGACCGTTCTCAGTTCCAAGATCCAGTCTCACCCGTGCAGGGCAACCCTCTGCCTCTGTTACAGCTGTAATAAAGTATCCAGCAATGACCCGTGGATCACTGTTTGGTCTGTACGATTCAAGCCAAATCATTTTTCTAGAGAATCCATCTATGCACCCACTAATTCCAATCCCgtataatttagtcatttggcagacgcctttatccaaagcgactacaGTGCACTTATCACAGgcacaatccccctggagcatcatggagtaaagtgtcttactcaaggacacactggtggtggctgcggGGTTctaaccagcaacctttgatttaccaattcagtggtttaacccactagaccaccatctcacatatCTCCGTATGGCTTTAACTTGTCGTATCCATCAATGTGCCATACTTCGTTCAGGTCCACGGCTGAAATACACTCGTCGGCGAAGTCTATTCCTAGACCTTAGATCAACGCCACTGCCGTCTAGCAACcgtaaaataattattgcagTCTCTCTGTCGGTGATTATTCCATTGATCCAGCATTTCTGGTGCATCCACCTGTAACCATGCAACTACCCTGATGTCTGTAATTGTCCTTGTATAAAAGCTGCCACCTCAGCTTCAGGAgtcttgttcttcctcctccaaagcTGGTGTTTGCTTAAAAGTCGCTCAAGAGTTCGATTGCTAATTTTAACACCATGTACATTCTCCAGTAGAGTAAGAATTTCACTATTTGCAAGGCCCTGTCTGAAATAATGCTCTATGTGTATAAAATCCATGAATTACCACAATGCTGATCAAGGAGACTGCACATAAAACATAAGGACATACGATCAAAACCACATGGTGTCATAGAAGACATGTGCATTTACAGATTAGGCCAATATTATGAGAAACTCATATGAGTAAGtttctcataataatgatttaataagtcaaaatttcgacttagtatctcattattatgacttactaagtcattattatgacttactaagtcattattatgagatactaagtcattattatgacttactaagtcgaaatttcgacttagtatctcattattatgacttactatgTCATTgatatgagatactaagtcattattatgacttactaagtcgaaatttcaacttagtatctcattattatgactaagtaagtcgaaatttcgacttagtatctcattattatgagaaacTAAGTCATTAAtatgacttagtaagtcgaaatttcgacttagtatctcattattatgacttaaatttcgacttactaagtcataataatgacttagtatctcattattatgagatactaagtcattattatgagatactaagtcattactatgacttagtaagtcgaaatttcgacttagtatctcattattatgagatactaagtcattattatgacttacgaATTCTAAAAAAATTCCCAACCCTGGCAGAAACAGGCTTCCATAATTATTAGTGTAataatgtttgttattgtttttttattataataaagtgtTGGGGCAGTGTTCACCAGATAAATGTaagtaatttaaataatttctgttAAATTTACCTGCAAAAAATTtaagtacatcattttttaacagtttgtgcgtttttcttagaaaaaatacatcaaattatgctgttaaatgaaaataaatatgtgattatTCAAAAGTAAACCATTGGTGTCTATTTCTTCAATTATTGAAAATCTATGTAGAAGTCAATATAATCTATGATCCAGCAAAATTGTTATTAGTATATAATActttatcagaacaaagtaaaaaacaaactacaCAGAAGATACTTTATTTCACACATCAAACAGTTCAAGATATTTTACATTGTTACAAAATACcattattttaagatatattaTCAATTTGCACCTAAAAAGACAATGTACATTATTTGCATTTGAATGTGCAATGATATGTTTTTGTACAGATTATAAGAACAAGGTAAATATAGACTATGCCAGCATAGTCAACAGAGAAAAGTACATGATGGAACCCTCCAAAAAGAACTTTGGAAACCCTTTcctattaaaatattcaaagcTGGATATATTTCTGTAATAAAAGACATGATATGATTGTTTGTAATAGTAtaagataaaatgtaaaatggacTAAGATTCATGTCCTGTAGCCATACATAATCCATACATAAATCATATACGTTTTCAAATGAGACAGTTTAATGTTTCATAAGTGCTTGTTACTGATTTTGGCTAAACTAAAAAAAGGAGAATtcataaagaaaagaaaacaaaactggGGGTTAGTCCCGCTGACAAATATAAAACAGCATTAAAATCATTACATACATTCAATACAAAACCATACAGTATAAAATTCTTCACACAACATTTCTATCCCGTTTATGAAATCAGCAAGTCAAAGTGTTTTCAGCTCCAGCTTGCTTAAAGTTGTTTAGTCAAACTCTAAATTATGGAGAAACAAATATTCTATTAATGACAATTGCATTAATATAACAGTACATGAATTGATCCATGTGACACACAGCTACCTGAAGGAATGACGGAAGTGAACACTCCTCCGTTTCAGCTTCTCAGGATTGTGCGAGGCCATATGAGAAAATTCACGGAAAATATCCAGGTACGTGGTGTCCCCTATAAACCCATGAAACACAGTTacacaacattacatttatgtgcTTATACAAGATAAAGCTGTAATGAGCTTTTGATCTTAAACAATAcaatcacaattatttattgAGTTTTTTTACGTAATAAGAAGATAATAGATTTGACACAAATAGTATTCAAAATAGGGtctattttttgttacaaaaaaagATGGTAAACCTCCATGTAAATAtgcagttgaaagaaaaagtatgtgaaccctttgggcttacttggatttcttcataaattggtcataaaatgtgttctgatcttcatctaagtcacaacaatagagaaacacagtctgcttaaactaataccgcacaaacattatacgttttcatgtttttttcttcactatgaatgtaaacattcatagtgcagggtggaaaaagtatgtgaaaccctaggctaacgacttctccaagagctaattggagccaggagtcagccaacctggggtccaatcaatgtgatgcgattggatgtgttgattaaagctggcctgtccaataaaaaacacacaccagttttgagtttgctgttctgaagaagcgttgtctgatgtgaaccatgcctcgcacaaaagagctctcagaagacctacgatcaagaattgttgacttacataaagctggaaagggctacaaaagtatatctaaaagccttgatgtccatgtgtccacggtaagacagattgtctacaaatggagaaagttcagcactgttgctacactccctaggcgtgttcgtcctgtaaagatgactgcaagagcacagcgcagaatgctcaatgaggtgaagaagaatcctagagtgtcagctaaacacttacagaaatctctggcacatgctaacatttttgttgacaaatctacaataaggaaaacattaaacaagaatggacttcatgggaggacaccacagaggaagccactgctgtccaaaaaaaacattgcagcacgtttgaagtttgcaaaagagcacctggatgttccacagcactactggcaaaacattctgtggacagatgaaaccaaaattgagttgtttggaaagaacacacaacgctatgtgtggagaacaaaaggcacagcacaccaacatgaaaaccAAATCCGaaatgtgaaatatggtggagggggcatcatggtttggggctgctttgctgcctcaggccctggacggattactgtcatcgatggaaaaatgaattccaaagtttatcaagacattttgcaggaaaacttaagaccatctttCCGCCAACTAAAGCTTAACAgcggatggacgatgcaacaggacaacgacccaaagcatagaagtaaatcaacaacagaatggcttcaacagaagaaaatacgccttctgtaGTGGCccagtcctgacctcaacccgattgagatgcggTGGCATGatctcaagagagcgattcacaccagacatcccaagaatattgctgaactgaaacacttttgtaaagaggaatggtccaaaatttctcctgaccgttgtgcaggtctgatctgcaactataggaaacgtttggttgaggttattgctgccaaaggagggtcaaccagttattaatcccaaaggttcacatactttttccaccctgcactatgaatgtttacatgttgtgttcaataaaaacatgaaaacgtataatgtttgtgcggtattagtttaagcagactgtgtttctctattgttgtgacttagatgaagatcagaacacattttatgaccaatttatgaagaaatccaagtaagcccaaagggttcacatactttttctttcaactgtacattattaacataaattatttaaacaattatattaatttaatattataattagcCTAAAAGTAAatctattaaatattaatgtaaattcctaaaatgaaaaaaaaaaaaaaaacttctgaatattttaatattaaagaaTTACTTCAAAATCATTGGGCTATTTTGTGTcactaatgtttaaaaatgttacgaCACCAAAGCGTGCATAATTTGTATTAAGTGCCACTTGCTTTTCACGTGAAAGGCAAAATAATTGCACAGCTCATTGACCCCGTCCCCCCATCATCACAATGAACCAAAGTAGCACCTCCTCTAGTCTTGTCTCAAAATAGTTGTACCATACAAGGTCTTTGTACTGTTTATGTGACCATAGCAACGGCTGAAACTATGAAGAGTCAAAAGAAAGGGTTCAAACCCCTTTCCACACTGTGTGAATTTCTCATGCTAGATTTACAATGAGGATTCTGTGCGTGTCTGAAGTACTCACGCATACCGAGTCTCCCCAAGAAGAAAGATTCTGGgttaaatgtgaataaaactcGATTGCTCATAGCCTTTGTGAAGTCTTTCAACTTCTGGTTTTGATAAAGTGAAGTATTTGGTGTTTTTGTGGTGCCATGGTTGGTATTAAAAAGGTTTTCATCccttcttaaaatatataaatatatatatgccctataaattaaaaagtagtACTGAAAGAATCCCACAATCATTAATATTAAGAAATGAATAAGAAATACATGTAGCAAAGAAACTGACAAGGCAACTACTGGAAACTTCCAGTGATGAATTTGAGAGTTCAGGTGTAAGTTGAGTTAATGCAGAAATAAAATAGGCATGTAGTGTTATATAACAGAGCACACTATTCAGAAGAGCACTAGACAGACAGCAAGAGAGCAGAAGGAAATGCAAGCACAAGTAGTTAGTAATtgtcacatttttcatttattgtcaAAATCTGTTTCTGTTTAAGAAGACAACAGATAACAGGGTAGAAATGCAGAGCAAAAATAAAAGGTTGCAGTGGATTACAGAAGAACGTTCAGACGTGTACAATATTGACACATATTTTACAAATCTCAGCATGATAGCGaaataaaaattacagaaaGTCAAACCGAATTTTTAAAGCAAGCAGTAGAAGATTTTATGCAACATCCACAAAAAAAATCGGTGCATTGTTAATTCAAGGCTCTTGGTTTTTTCAACCAATTTTTATCACTTCAGAAGAGTGATTCTAAATTCACAAAGTGATTGTTCATGTAAAATATACAACCATATTACAGAACCTGCTACGATTTAATTGGCCGGAGAGATAAACAACACACTAGCAATCCAACACAAAGTCTCTTTCAGCCCAAATGTTCAGGCATAAAATCAGAAGCTACACATTGTATTTATACACAAACCTTTTCTTAACAAGTCCTGTTTATATGATTGCTTTGGGGAAGGTGTTATTATACACAAAGATGTAGGCTGAAATTTGGAATTACGGTGGCGACAGTAAACGGTCAATAGTCAAAGGTTTGGACAGCAAGTTGAGTATCACATACACATGGAAGTTAAACAGCCATACAATGAGAACACatctcataaatatatattaatgagTCCAACATGATCACTGATTCCCCCAGGGTTAAAATATATGACATCATGAGTTAGCTTGTCATGCTATTATAGCATTCCATGCATTGTAAAGCAGAAGTTTTGGCATAGTATGACCTTGAGACCAAAGTATGAGACTTGTTAAGTcatttttacacacacagacCAGAGCAACAGCAATAACTGTACtagaaataacatttaaataattatctAGAAATTACAGTTAATTACAGGTGGTATACATTAATCGTAAATCAGAAATCACTAggcatttacaaaaaaaggaaTATTTCAATAATCCTTTTTCCTGCTCTGTGGGTTGTTGTTTCTTTCAATGTCAAACAATGACTCATTTCTGGGGGCGTTTAGAGTTCAGTTCAAAGATAATTTATAAGTATAAGTATATATATGCACTTAGAAAAATACAATCTGTTTTGACAAATCATAATATAAAAAGCACATCACATCATTGCACTTGCTCTGGACGGTTCTCGTAAAAGCTTAAAAGTCTTGTTTGAGCCGTTTTCTATAACATCATCctaacaagcaaaaaaaaaacagtgaataAAAAGTGCATAACAGTGGCATTCACTGTTGGAGGACCGATCACATTTTCTGTTGGTAGATTGTTAGTTGCTTGTAAACATGTAACATATAATAATCACAGTTcacttttttcttcaaaatagttTGATAGCCCAGTCCGTGTTTAAACCAtgaacaaaatgtacaaataatgcCACTTGAACACTGCTAAGATAGATGTAGACACAGCTGCCTAACGTACTATATATGATCATGAGTAAACTTTAGGTAAATAGAGTAAAAGTGCACCAAAACGTTTCACATGGCACTCTGCAAGGAGCCTTTGCTTTTAGGCAGGTAAGTATCGATCAGTTATAAAAATGTGGTTTGGATCATATCTCTAGCTGTCCAGAATGATCTGTCTGAACGGTCACATTAACGTTTTTCCGACCACATGACATGCGACGTACCTGAAATGCATCATTAGGGACACACCTGGAATGTATGCCTTAGAAAGTTCCTGTCCTTAAAGCTTTACAATCTCACTCTTCAACTCATTCTCTTCTGACTGATATCACCGTGGGTAGGACCACAGTCTGTTTTGAAATGGACAGCACCATAGCTTGCTAGATGTCAATCATGTCAGTCTGCAGCTTATTGTGATGTCAAActatttctaaataaaactaGTTGGATGAGACCATGAAGCTGGAAAAAACAGCTTATACCAGTTTAAGGTGGTCTAGCTCAGCAACAAGTCCCCACCAGTTATGCCTAAGTGGTTTGCCAACCCTAACCAGTTTACCCAAGCTGGATGACCTCATCCAAACTTGGTAAACTGTCTGATCATCAGAAGttggttttctctgtttttaccAGCAAGGTCATCATTTTCAGACCCACAGACTGACTGTCCCTACAGTACACGAACATACGGTAGGTCTCTGAAAATAACATTGGTGGGACAGATGGAAATGTGTTCTGCTGGGCTCTCTAGCACTCGGCTATGTTGAGACAGATAAACTCTTGTATGCATTTCTTATACTGCTGTTCAGTTGGACTGCTGCTAGAATATTGACCTGGCTGACCGAACGGACCCTCCGACTCCCGCATCTCCTCATTCATCCGTGCCAGACGCAACCTGTCGAGAGAattagagagagaaaaaaatggtGAGATCAAGTTCGATTCAATCCAtccattattatttttcaatgaGACTAAATGGAGGGCAAATTTAAACTTCTGAGTCTCCTGCTTCTCAGATTGTAGAAAGATTCAAaatagggaaggaaggagacagaaccggcagacatttaaataaacatttaatcaaataaaatcaaaagtaaaaacatagccggccgcccctcacggtcgacggccggcgaataaaacataaatacaaatacaaacatgttcgggcctggtcctctttctttgacggtccggtcgctcgttctcttatatgctcccgatctcctacgtcagcggttctcaaccctggtcctcgcgcccccccgctctgcatgttttttgtaactctcttgtttaacacacctgatttaaatctctagctctcTAACAATCTTTCTCTGGGAATATAAAGCATATTGTTTCAAAATATACTACACATCACATATTCTATAACTTACAGCGTAACTATGTCAGCGTTAGCGGCTTGCACGGCTATGCTCAGAGGGTCCTGCCCATCCTCATCACCATCATTCTGTGTCGCTCCTCGTTTCAGGAACAAACACACTTGACTGCAAATCAGATCCAGAAACATTGTCAGTTAACCTTGTGTTATAGTTAGATTCGTGTTATGACATGTTTTTCAGCATGCACTCACCCAGTGTGACCTAAATATGTAGCGTGATGCAGCGGGCCCCTCCCTCTGACATCTCTTTGGTTGACGTCTGCACTATTTTGAAGCAGGAACTCACAGGCTATCAAAGATCCCTGAACACAAAAAGCAGAGGTTTTACTctatacaat includes the following:
- the LOC130409678 gene encoding uncharacterized protein LOC130409678; this encodes MMLQGDCACDKCTVVALDKGVCQMTKLYGIGISGCIDGFSRKMIWLESYRPNSDPRVIAGYFITAVTEAEGCPARVRLDLGTENGHVADMQKVLHNSNSLSVSFGPSTGNQRIERWWLILRSQCIQFWMNLFDNLKEDGHYADTFLDKCLIQFCFQNLIQEELDEVTSLWNTHRIRPVHNSRSPNGRPTIMHAVPQLYGARDYLHPVHPEEVDVCLEECVFKDYPCDKDVFDVCVHLIAEHNLDMSKDVYSTLDVYIKLRELINDELTEEA